In a genomic window of Epinephelus lanceolatus isolate andai-2023 chromosome 3, ASM4190304v1, whole genome shotgun sequence:
- the LOC117255220 gene encoding uncharacterized protein LOC117255220 isoform X3 yields the protein MSMLSFQRQKERKKLEREERMEDASEQEDEATGAASESESEEELKEEEKWTSVRPRNKCSPESVPAPLTRQNKSNGQLPYKTSEEEPEWDVSSAFVANAASHIKLKASKNRVIQISKENKENEARSSQVESTEEMKRRGEAMTEQGIQLFGQGQYSQAVDMFTEAICCDPKDHRFYGNRSYCYWCLEQYSSALADAQRSIQLAPDWPKGYFRKGCALLGLKRYSEVEEAMEQVLKLDPNCKEASSKLFTCRVLQLMRLGFEEEQSKLLLEKFTTVQAVINSPETQTLKHISQQDQSGSCRSLWVGNITLEVTEKELWDLFKMFGEIESIRVLHERFCAFINFKNANMAANALEKLQGVELGGIKLVMRYPDRWIQRTLPPIQRTNTSLNSIAAGTQQSVAAIGSRRCAPINGDECFYWRTTGCFYGDKCRFKHIPDQQGRDKKPWQP from the exons ATGTCCATGCTTTCCTTTCAGAGGCAGAAGGAACGGAAGAAactggagagagaggagaggatggaggatgCCTCAGAGCAG GAAGACGAAGCGACTGGAGCGGCgtcagagagtgaaagtgagGAGGAattgaaagaggaggagaaatggaCCTCTGTTCGTCCCCGAAACAAATGCAGCCCTGAATCAGTCCCTGCCCCTCTGACAAGACAGAACAAGAGCAACGGCCAGCTGCCCTACAAAACCTCGGAGGAG GAGCCAGAGTGGGACGTCAGCAGTGCATTTGTGGCCAACGCTGCGAGCCACATCAAACTCAAAGCCTCGAAGAACAGAGTAATACAGATCTCCAAAGAGAACAAGGAGAACGAGGCCAGGAGCagccag GTGGAGAGCAcagaagaaatgaaaaggaGGGGGGAGGCTATGACAG AGCAGGGCATTCAGTTGTTCGGGCAAGGCCAGTACAGCCAGGCTGTGGACATGTTTACGGAAGCCATCTGCTGTGACCCTAAGGACCACAG GTTTTATGGAAATCGCTCGTACTGCTATTGGTGTCTGGAGCAGTACTCCTCTGCCCTGGCAGATGCTCAGAGGTCCATTCAGCTGGCTCCTGATTGGCCGAAGGGATACTTCCGTAAGGGGTGTGCTCTCTTGGGGTTAAAG CGGTACAGTGAGGTAGAGGAGGCCATGGAACAGGTGTTAAAGTTGGATCCTAACTGTAAGGAAGCGTCCAGTAAACTCTTTACCTGCCGGGTCCTGCAGCTCATG AGGTTGGGTTTTGAGGAAGAGCAGAGTAAACTGCTGCTGGAGAAGTTCACCACAGTTCAGGCGGTGATCAACTCACCCGAGACCCAAA CACTGAAGCACATATCTCAACAGGACCAGAGTGG GAGCTGTCGCTCTCTTTGGGTTGGGAACATCACGTTGGAAGTTACAGAGAAAGAGCTCTGGGATCTcttcaaaat GTTTGGTGAGATAGAGAGCATCAGAGTTCTTCATGAGCGTTTCTGTGCCTTCATCAACTTCAAGAATGCCAACATGGCTGCCAACGCCCTGGAGAAGCTGCAG GGGGTGGAGCTGGGGGGCATTAAGCTGGTGATGAGGTACCCAGACCGTTGGATCCAGCGCACCCTGCCCCCCATACAAAGGACCAACACCAGCCTCAACTCCATTGCTGCAGGAACACAGCAGAGTGTAGCTGCCATAGG GTCCAGACGTTGTGCACCTATAAATGGAGACGAGTGCTTCTACTGGCGGACCACAGGCTGTTTCTATGGCGACAAGTGCCGATTCAAACACATACCAGACCAACAAGGTCGAGACAAGAAACCATGGCAACCCTGA
- the LOC117255220 gene encoding uncharacterized protein LOC117255220 isoform X1, translating to MKFTRDICRLLGLGGGGPCEEEMEVQHGAPDMTDRRKDQGSSQQVMLNSEEGLDDDERTKRRAERRRAKRKRQKERKKLEREERMEDASEQEDEATGAASESESEEELKEEEKWTSVRPRNKCSPESVPAPLTRQNKSNGQLPYKTSEEEPEWDVSSAFVANAASHIKLKASKNRVIQISKENKENEARSSQVESTEEMKRRGEAMTEQGIQLFGQGQYSQAVDMFTEAICCDPKDHRFYGNRSYCYWCLEQYSSALADAQRSIQLAPDWPKGYFRKGCALLGLKRYSEVEEAMEQVLKLDPNCKEASSKLFTCRVLQLMRLGFEEEQSKLLLEKFTTVQAVINSPETQTLKHISQQDQSGSCRSLWVGNITLEVTEKELWDLFKMFGEIESIRVLHERFCAFINFKNANMAANALEKLQGVELGGIKLVMRYPDRWIQRTLPPIQRTNTSLNSIAAGTQQSVAAIGSRRCAPINGDECFYWRTTGCFYGDKCRFKHIPDQQGRDKKPWQP from the exons GAGGGCCATgcgaggaggagatggaggttCAGCATGGAGCTCCTGACATGACAGACAGAAGAAAAGACCAAGGCTCATCACAG CAGGTGATGCTGAACAGTGAGGAGGGTTTAGACGATGATGAGAGAACGAAAAGGAGAGCCGAGAGGAGGAGAGCTAAAAGGAAA AGGCAGAAGGAACGGAAGAAactggagagagaggagaggatggaggatgCCTCAGAGCAG GAAGACGAAGCGACTGGAGCGGCgtcagagagtgaaagtgagGAGGAattgaaagaggaggagaaatggaCCTCTGTTCGTCCCCGAAACAAATGCAGCCCTGAATCAGTCCCTGCCCCTCTGACAAGACAGAACAAGAGCAACGGCCAGCTGCCCTACAAAACCTCGGAGGAG GAGCCAGAGTGGGACGTCAGCAGTGCATTTGTGGCCAACGCTGCGAGCCACATCAAACTCAAAGCCTCGAAGAACAGAGTAATACAGATCTCCAAAGAGAACAAGGAGAACGAGGCCAGGAGCagccag GTGGAGAGCAcagaagaaatgaaaaggaGGGGGGAGGCTATGACAG AGCAGGGCATTCAGTTGTTCGGGCAAGGCCAGTACAGCCAGGCTGTGGACATGTTTACGGAAGCCATCTGCTGTGACCCTAAGGACCACAG GTTTTATGGAAATCGCTCGTACTGCTATTGGTGTCTGGAGCAGTACTCCTCTGCCCTGGCAGATGCTCAGAGGTCCATTCAGCTGGCTCCTGATTGGCCGAAGGGATACTTCCGTAAGGGGTGTGCTCTCTTGGGGTTAAAG CGGTACAGTGAGGTAGAGGAGGCCATGGAACAGGTGTTAAAGTTGGATCCTAACTGTAAGGAAGCGTCCAGTAAACTCTTTACCTGCCGGGTCCTGCAGCTCATG AGGTTGGGTTTTGAGGAAGAGCAGAGTAAACTGCTGCTGGAGAAGTTCACCACAGTTCAGGCGGTGATCAACTCACCCGAGACCCAAA CACTGAAGCACATATCTCAACAGGACCAGAGTGG GAGCTGTCGCTCTCTTTGGGTTGGGAACATCACGTTGGAAGTTACAGAGAAAGAGCTCTGGGATCTcttcaaaat GTTTGGTGAGATAGAGAGCATCAGAGTTCTTCATGAGCGTTTCTGTGCCTTCATCAACTTCAAGAATGCCAACATGGCTGCCAACGCCCTGGAGAAGCTGCAG GGGGTGGAGCTGGGGGGCATTAAGCTGGTGATGAGGTACCCAGACCGTTGGATCCAGCGCACCCTGCCCCCCATACAAAGGACCAACACCAGCCTCAACTCCATTGCTGCAGGAACACAGCAGAGTGTAGCTGCCATAGG GTCCAGACGTTGTGCACCTATAAATGGAGACGAGTGCTTCTACTGGCGGACCACAGGCTGTTTCTATGGCGACAAGTGCCGATTCAAACACATACCAGACCAACAAGGTCGAGACAAGAAACCATGGCAACCCTGA
- the LOC117255220 gene encoding uncharacterized protein LOC117255220 isoform X2, giving the protein MKFTRDICRLLGLGGGGPCEEEMEVQHGAPDMTDRRKDQGSSQVMLNSEEGLDDDERTKRRAERRRAKRKRQKERKKLEREERMEDASEQEDEATGAASESESEEELKEEEKWTSVRPRNKCSPESVPAPLTRQNKSNGQLPYKTSEEEPEWDVSSAFVANAASHIKLKASKNRVIQISKENKENEARSSQVESTEEMKRRGEAMTEQGIQLFGQGQYSQAVDMFTEAICCDPKDHRFYGNRSYCYWCLEQYSSALADAQRSIQLAPDWPKGYFRKGCALLGLKRYSEVEEAMEQVLKLDPNCKEASSKLFTCRVLQLMRLGFEEEQSKLLLEKFTTVQAVINSPETQTLKHISQQDQSGSCRSLWVGNITLEVTEKELWDLFKMFGEIESIRVLHERFCAFINFKNANMAANALEKLQGVELGGIKLVMRYPDRWIQRTLPPIQRTNTSLNSIAAGTQQSVAAIGSRRCAPINGDECFYWRTTGCFYGDKCRFKHIPDQQGRDKKPWQP; this is encoded by the exons GAGGGCCATgcgaggaggagatggaggttCAGCATGGAGCTCCTGACATGACAGACAGAAGAAAAGACCAAGGCTCATCACAG GTGATGCTGAACAGTGAGGAGGGTTTAGACGATGATGAGAGAACGAAAAGGAGAGCCGAGAGGAGGAGAGCTAAAAGGAAA AGGCAGAAGGAACGGAAGAAactggagagagaggagaggatggaggatgCCTCAGAGCAG GAAGACGAAGCGACTGGAGCGGCgtcagagagtgaaagtgagGAGGAattgaaagaggaggagaaatggaCCTCTGTTCGTCCCCGAAACAAATGCAGCCCTGAATCAGTCCCTGCCCCTCTGACAAGACAGAACAAGAGCAACGGCCAGCTGCCCTACAAAACCTCGGAGGAG GAGCCAGAGTGGGACGTCAGCAGTGCATTTGTGGCCAACGCTGCGAGCCACATCAAACTCAAAGCCTCGAAGAACAGAGTAATACAGATCTCCAAAGAGAACAAGGAGAACGAGGCCAGGAGCagccag GTGGAGAGCAcagaagaaatgaaaaggaGGGGGGAGGCTATGACAG AGCAGGGCATTCAGTTGTTCGGGCAAGGCCAGTACAGCCAGGCTGTGGACATGTTTACGGAAGCCATCTGCTGTGACCCTAAGGACCACAG GTTTTATGGAAATCGCTCGTACTGCTATTGGTGTCTGGAGCAGTACTCCTCTGCCCTGGCAGATGCTCAGAGGTCCATTCAGCTGGCTCCTGATTGGCCGAAGGGATACTTCCGTAAGGGGTGTGCTCTCTTGGGGTTAAAG CGGTACAGTGAGGTAGAGGAGGCCATGGAACAGGTGTTAAAGTTGGATCCTAACTGTAAGGAAGCGTCCAGTAAACTCTTTACCTGCCGGGTCCTGCAGCTCATG AGGTTGGGTTTTGAGGAAGAGCAGAGTAAACTGCTGCTGGAGAAGTTCACCACAGTTCAGGCGGTGATCAACTCACCCGAGACCCAAA CACTGAAGCACATATCTCAACAGGACCAGAGTGG GAGCTGTCGCTCTCTTTGGGTTGGGAACATCACGTTGGAAGTTACAGAGAAAGAGCTCTGGGATCTcttcaaaat GTTTGGTGAGATAGAGAGCATCAGAGTTCTTCATGAGCGTTTCTGTGCCTTCATCAACTTCAAGAATGCCAACATGGCTGCCAACGCCCTGGAGAAGCTGCAG GGGGTGGAGCTGGGGGGCATTAAGCTGGTGATGAGGTACCCAGACCGTTGGATCCAGCGCACCCTGCCCCCCATACAAAGGACCAACACCAGCCTCAACTCCATTGCTGCAGGAACACAGCAGAGTGTAGCTGCCATAGG GTCCAGACGTTGTGCACCTATAAATGGAGACGAGTGCTTCTACTGGCGGACCACAGGCTGTTTCTATGGCGACAAGTGCCGATTCAAACACATACCAGACCAACAAGGTCGAGACAAGAAACCATGGCAACCCTGA